In Pseudomonas deceptionensis, a single window of DNA contains:
- a CDS encoding TetR/AcrR family transcriptional regulator has translation MHKEPRKVREFRRREQEILDTALKLFLELGEDSVTVEMIADAVGIGKGTIYKHFKSKAEIYLRLMLDYERDLNELLHSADVDKDKEALSRAYFEFRMRDPQRYRLFDRLEEKVVKGNQVPELVEELHKIRASNFERLTLLIKGRISEGKLEDVPPYFHYCAAWALVHGAVALYHSPFWSNVLEDQEGFFQFLMDIGVRMGNKRKRDTDTPPAE, from the coding sequence ATGCACAAAGAACCCCGCAAGGTCCGTGAGTTTCGTCGCCGCGAGCAAGAAATTCTCGATACCGCGCTCAAGCTATTCCTCGAACTGGGTGAAGACAGTGTCACCGTCGAGATGATTGCTGATGCCGTGGGTATCGGCAAAGGCACGATCTACAAGCATTTCAAGTCCAAGGCCGAGATCTACCTGCGCCTGATGCTCGACTACGAGCGTGATTTGAATGAGCTGCTGCATTCCGCTGACGTGGATAAAGACAAGGAGGCGCTGTCGCGGGCCTATTTTGAGTTCCGCATGCGCGACCCTCAGCGTTACCGGCTGTTTGACCGCCTTGAAGAGAAGGTCGTCAAAGGCAATCAGGTGCCCGAGCTGGTTGAGGAGCTGCACAAGATCCGTGCTTCCAACTTTGAGCGCCTGACCCTGCTGATCAAGGGTCGTATCAGCGAAGGCAAGCTTGAAGATGTACCGCCTTACTTCCATTACTGCGCGGCCTGGGCCCTGGTGCACGGCGCCGTGGCGCTGTATCACTCGCCATTCTGGAGCAATGTGCTGGAAGATCAGGAAGGTTTCTTTCAGTTCCTGATGGACATCGGCGTACGCATGGGCAACAAGCGCAAGCGTGACACCGACACCCCGCCAGCGGAGTAA